From Pyrenophora tritici-repentis strain M4 chromosome 1, whole genome shotgun sequence, the proteins below share one genomic window:
- a CDS encoding abhydrolase domain containing 12, producing MFPALEILRFLIGTIAGLAGAYIAFVLLLTIPAVQDHVIFLHRVTRTWGLDVNVPEQWGFLRNQVTPFQLKTLDGETLHAWHVLPLETYRKHQVQLREEPTGLCSGMQKRTSFRLLKEDPTAQLVLYLHGAAGTLASGLRPESYRALSAAANNIHVIAVDYRGFGQSTGWPSEFGVLTDALALFNFATETAGISPDRIVVFAQSMGTAVAISLIHHLAMQSSPTFFAGVVLVAPFADVESLTRTYKVARTVPLLSPLGVFPPMMTLLNKFIVTKFPSKERLAALIRHFESCKIDFRKQKYDITLIHAMDDADIPYSHSNVLFWHAVNAILSPTTTKTFEELEEIKEKEKTPLGAGGWTMEWKGKAGIIREQILQHGLHDRIMSYPVVSLAVSEALHGRPTFRE from the coding sequence ATGTTTCCAGCTCTTGAAATACTGAGATTTCTTATAGGCACCATTGCCGGCCTTGCTGGCGCGTACATTGCCTTCGTCCTTCTTCTCACAATCCCAGCAGTGCAAGATCACGTGATCTTCCTGCATCGTGTAACCCGTACATGGGGCCTAGATGTCAATGTCCCGGAGCAATGGGGGTTCCTCCGTAACCAGGTTACACCATTCCAGCTCAAGACGCTGGACGGGGAGACCTTGCATGCCTGGCACGTACTACCGCTAGAGACGTACCGCAAGCACCAAGTGCAGCTTCGTGAAGAGCCAACGGGCCTTTGTTCAGGCATGCAGAAGCGAACTTCGTTCCGGCTACTGAAGGAAGATCCGACTGCACAGCTAGTCCTCTACTTGCATGGAGCAGCTGGTACACTAGCAAGTGGGCTTCGACCAGAAAGCTACCGTGCTTTGAGTGCGGCGGCAAACAACATCCATGTGATTGCTGTTGATTATCGAGGGTTTGGCCAAAGTACAGGATGGCCGTCTGAATTCGGGGTGCTTACAGATGCACTGGCACTGTTTAACTTTGCTACAGAGACGGCGGGCATATCGCCAGATCGGATTGTCGTATTTGCTCAGTCGATGGGTACCGCGGTAGCAATATCACTCATTCACCATTTGGCTATGCAGTCTTCCCCAACCTTCTTCGCAGGCGTCGTGTTGGTGGCGCCCTTTGCAGACGTAGAGTCGCTTACAAGGACTTACAAGGTTGCTCGTACCGTCCCGCTTCTCTCACCTCTTGGCGTATTCCCGCCAATGATGACTCTACTCAATAAGTTCATCGTAACGAAGTTTCCTTCGAAGGAGCGGCTGGCGGCGCTTATCCGGCACTTTGAATCTTGCAAGATTGACTTCCGGAAGCAGAAATACGATATCACGCTAATCCACGCCATGGATGACGCTGATATCCCATACAGCCATTCCAATGTTCTGTTCTGGCACGCAGTCAACGCCATACTTTCGCCAACTACAACTAAGACGTTTGAGGAATTAGAAGAGAtaaaagagaaagagaagacGCCTCTTGGAGCTGGAGGCTGGACCATGGAATGGAAAGGCAAGGCAGGCATTATCCGCGAGCAAATCCTTCAGCATGGTTTACACGATCGCATCATGAGCTATCCAGTCGTGAGCCTAGCCGTCTCGGAGGCTCTGCATGGACGGCCCACCTTTCGGGAATAG